From Streptomyces sp. TLI_105, the proteins below share one genomic window:
- a CDS encoding PadR family transcriptional regulator, giving the protein MVDQETVPELPATSWAVLGLLSHGRELSGYDVKKWADRSLGLFYWSPSFSQVYSELKRLENSGYATSRLVAPEAGTRDKRVYRITDEGLAAVRTWARTAPLDPPVLKHGPMLRLWLGHLLEPERMREILAAHREHAERMRRRAEADVADAGADEAWAYPRLTLAWAERYYTAERDLADAMLADIEELEGERPWH; this is encoded by the coding sequence GTGGTGGACCAAGAGACCGTGCCAGAGCTTCCCGCGACCAGCTGGGCCGTGCTCGGACTGCTGTCCCACGGACGGGAGTTGTCCGGCTACGACGTCAAGAAGTGGGCCGACCGGTCCCTCGGCCTCTTCTACTGGAGCCCGTCCTTCAGCCAGGTCTACAGCGAGCTCAAGCGCCTGGAGAACAGCGGTTACGCCACCTCGCGGCTCGTCGCCCCCGAGGCCGGCACGCGCGACAAACGCGTCTACCGGATCACCGACGAGGGCCTCGCCGCCGTCCGCACCTGGGCCCGCACCGCCCCCCTCGACCCGCCCGTCCTGAAGCACGGGCCGATGCTGCGGCTCTGGCTCGGACACCTCCTCGAACCCGAGCGGATGCGGGAGATCCTGGCCGCGCACCGGGAGCACGCCGAGCGCATGCGGCGGCGCGCCGAGGCGGACGTGGCGGACGCGGGGGCGGACGAGGCGTGGGCGTACCCCCGGCTGACCCTCGCGTGGGCCGAGCGGTACTACACGGCCGAGCGCGACCTGGCCGACGCCATGCTCGCGGACATCGAGGAGTTGGAGGGGGAACGGCCATGGCACTGA
- a CDS encoding glutamate synthase subunit beta, which produces MADPKGFLTTGREVAQTRPVGERVRDWNEVYVPGSLLPIISKQAGRCMDCGIPFCHNGCPLGNLIPEWNDYAYREDWSAAQERLHATNNFPEFTGRLCPAPCESACVLGINQPAVTIKNVEVSIIDKAWDANDVKPQVPERLSGKTAAVIGSGPAGLAAAQQLTRAGHTVVVYERADRIGGLLRYGIPEFKMEKRHINRRIEQMRAEGTKFRTGIEIGRDLTATDLRKRFDAVVVAAGATTARDLPVPGRELNGIHQAMEYLPLANKVVEGDFVAPPITAEGKHVVVIGGGDTGADCVGTAHRQGAASVTQLEIMPKPGGERSAGQPWPTFPMLYKVTSAHEEGGERVYSVSTTHFEGDEDGNVQFLHLVEVEFVDGKLTQKPGTERKIPAQLVTLAMGFTGTDVENGLVAQFGLELDERGNVARDADFATNVDGVFVAGDAGRGQSLIVWAIAEGRSAARGVDRYLTGASSLPAPIRPTDRALMV; this is translated from the coding sequence ATGGCTGACCCCAAGGGCTTCCTGACCACCGGGCGCGAAGTCGCCCAGACCCGACCGGTGGGCGAGCGCGTCAGGGACTGGAACGAGGTCTACGTCCCCGGCTCCCTGCTGCCGATCATCAGCAAGCAGGCCGGCCGCTGCATGGACTGCGGCATCCCGTTCTGCCACAACGGCTGCCCCCTCGGGAACCTGATCCCCGAGTGGAACGACTACGCCTACCGCGAGGACTGGTCGGCGGCGCAGGAGCGCCTGCACGCCACCAACAACTTCCCGGAGTTCACCGGCCGCCTGTGCCCGGCTCCCTGCGAGTCCGCGTGCGTGCTCGGCATCAACCAGCCGGCCGTCACCATCAAGAACGTCGAAGTCTCCATCATCGACAAGGCCTGGGACGCGAACGACGTCAAGCCGCAGGTGCCCGAGCGCCTCTCCGGCAAGACCGCCGCCGTCATCGGCTCGGGCCCGGCGGGCCTCGCCGCGGCCCAGCAGCTGACCCGGGCCGGCCACACCGTGGTCGTGTACGAGCGTGCCGACCGCATCGGCGGCCTGCTGCGCTACGGCATCCCCGAGTTCAAGATGGAGAAGCGGCACATCAACCGCCGCATCGAGCAGATGCGCGCGGAGGGCACCAAGTTCCGCACCGGCATCGAGATCGGCCGCGACCTGACGGCGACGGACCTGCGCAAGCGGTTCGACGCCGTGGTCGTCGCCGCCGGTGCCACCACCGCCCGTGACCTGCCCGTCCCGGGCCGGGAGCTGAACGGCATCCACCAGGCGATGGAGTACCTGCCGCTCGCCAACAAGGTCGTCGAGGGCGACTTCGTGGCCCCGCCGATCACCGCCGAGGGCAAGCACGTCGTCGTCATCGGCGGCGGCGACACCGGTGCGGACTGCGTCGGTACGGCGCACCGCCAGGGCGCGGCCTCGGTCACGCAGCTGGAGATCATGCCGAAGCCGGGCGGGGAGCGCAGCGCCGGCCAGCCCTGGCCGACCTTCCCCATGCTCTACAAGGTGACCTCGGCGCACGAGGAGGGCGGCGAGCGGGTCTACTCCGTCTCCACCACCCACTTCGAGGGCGACGAGGACGGCAACGTCCAGTTCCTCCACCTCGTCGAGGTCGAGTTCGTCGACGGCAAGCTGACCCAGAAGCCGGGCACGGAGCGGAAGATCCCCGCCCAGCTGGTCACGCTCGCGATGGGCTTCACCGGCACGGACGTGGAGAACGGCCTGGTCGCGCAGTTCGGCCTGGAGCTGGACGAGCGGGGCAACGTCGCCCGTGACGCGGACTTCGCCACCAACGTCGACGGCGTGTTCGTCGCCGGTGACGCCGGCCGCGGCCAGTCCCTCATCGTCTGGGCCATCGCCGAGGGCCGCTCCGCCGCCCGTGGCGTGGACCGCTACCTGACCGGCGCCAGCTCCCTGCCGGCCCCGATCCGCCCGACGGACCGTGCCCTGATGGTCTGA
- a CDS encoding VWA domain-containing protein — protein sequence MALSLRKVEETAPALVSLYKEAGASLARHGISGQRIAVYLVIDYSGSMKPYYANGTVQALADRVLGLSAHLDDDGRVPVVFFSTDIDAETEIRLDDHAGRIDRIVAGLGHMGKTSYHLAMDAVIDHYLDSGSTAPALVVFQTDGGPINKLAAERYVCKAARLPIFWQFIGFGDPGSRQFEFLRRLDELAVPAKRPLDNAGFFHAGQDPNRVPDAELYDRLVAEFPAWLAAARAQGVVRS from the coding sequence ATGGCACTGAGCCTGCGGAAGGTCGAGGAGACCGCACCCGCGCTGGTGAGTCTCTACAAGGAGGCCGGGGCGTCACTGGCGCGGCACGGGATCAGCGGACAGCGGATCGCCGTCTACCTCGTCATCGACTACTCGGGCTCCATGAAGCCGTACTACGCGAACGGCACCGTGCAGGCCCTCGCCGACCGGGTCCTCGGGCTCTCCGCGCACCTCGACGACGACGGACGGGTACCGGTGGTCTTCTTCTCCACCGACATCGACGCGGAGACCGAGATCCGGCTCGACGACCACGCCGGCCGGATCGACCGGATCGTCGCCGGCCTCGGCCACATGGGCAAGACGAGCTACCACCTCGCCATGGACGCCGTCATCGACCACTACCTGGACAGCGGGTCCACCGCGCCCGCGCTCGTCGTCTTCCAGACCGACGGAGGGCCGATCAACAAGCTCGCCGCCGAGAGGTACGTCTGCAAGGCGGCCCGGCTGCCCATCTTCTGGCAGTTCATCGGCTTCGGCGACCCCGGCAGCCGGCAGTTCGAGTTCCTGCGCAGGCTCGACGAGCTGGCCGTCCCGGCGAAGCGGCCCCTCGACAACGCCGGCTTCTTCCACGCGGGTCAGGACCCCAACCGGGTCCCGGACGCCGAGCTGTACGACCGGCTGGTCGCCGAGTTCCCGGCCTGGCTCGCCGCCGCCCGGGCCCAGGGCGTCGTCCGGTCATGA
- a CDS encoding VIT1/CCC1 transporter family protein — MSIIEAQAPLHEAHRDNHTHRDVNGGWLRPAVFGAMDGLVSNLALMTGVAGGAVSSGTVVITGLAGLAAGAFSMAAGEYTSVASQRELVQAELDVERRQLRKHPVDEMEELAALYVSRGVEPALAREVAMQLSKDPEQALEIHAREELGIDPDDLPSPMVAAVSSFGSFALGALLPVLPYLLGATVLWPAVLLALLGLFACGALVARVTARGWLFSGMRQLVLGGAAAAVTYGLGMLFGAAL, encoded by the coding sequence ATGTCCATCATCGAAGCTCAGGCGCCACTGCACGAGGCCCACCGCGACAACCACACGCACCGCGACGTGAACGGCGGCTGGCTGCGCCCGGCGGTGTTCGGCGCGATGGACGGACTCGTCTCCAACCTCGCCCTGATGACCGGTGTCGCCGGCGGCGCGGTCTCCTCGGGGACCGTCGTCATCACCGGCCTCGCGGGCCTCGCGGCCGGCGCCTTCTCCATGGCGGCCGGCGAGTACACCTCCGTCGCCTCGCAGCGCGAGCTCGTCCAGGCGGAACTGGACGTCGAGCGCCGACAGTTGCGCAAGCACCCGGTCGACGAGATGGAGGAGCTCGCCGCGCTCTACGTCTCCCGCGGCGTCGAGCCCGCGCTCGCCCGCGAGGTCGCGATGCAGCTGTCGAAGGACCCCGAGCAGGCGCTGGAGATCCACGCCCGCGAGGAGCTCGGCATCGACCCGGACGACCTGCCGTCGCCGATGGTCGCCGCCGTCTCGTCCTTCGGCTCCTTCGCGCTCGGCGCGCTCCTCCCCGTCCTGCCGTATCTGCTCGGGGCGACCGTGCTCTGGCCGGCCGTGCTGCTCGCGCTCCTCGGGCTCTTCGCCTGCGGCGCCCTGGTGGCCCGGGTGACCGCCCGCGGCTGGCTCTTCAGCGGTATGCGTCAGCTCGTCCTGGGCGGGGCCGCCGCGGCCGTCACGTACGGGCTCGGCATGCTCTTCGGGGCCGCGTTGTAG
- a CDS encoding ADP-ribosylglycohydrolase family protein: MPGTVPAADALRDPAPVPGGTSAVGTLQAPAPDHGTAPVRGTGSWGGGAHEAPVPGAQSEPRPGRDAVEGLLLGIAAGDAAGWPAARHRAARMPEWTRRLTRELDTFAEQNATTTLPVPIALNQPPEPLRLGPSDDAEWAVFTAEAVLAASGPVFAGLPQDRRLRAAVDLAWNALAGQVAAAADRAPEVESAVLPLRARISVRAGLGNLATGLRPPATGHDNPHYFDDAACVRAAVLALVHPGDPHAAAELAEFDARYTQDGDGVHGARATAAAVAAALGGAAVDEAVAAALAELPPATEIGRNARHAVKLAQAADSAFELVPLLEHQIVDHVYSYGIAAAETVPVALALATAARGEMTAAVPAAACLSRVADSAPALAGALTGALGGGRSVPVSWREACRTLAGCALPRLAGTDLVELAGLLGATEPATPGGQFRHDTHTG; this comes from the coding sequence ATGCCGGGCACCGTCCCGGCGGCCGATGCCCTGCGGGACCCTGCACCGGTGCCGGGCGGCACCTCGGCGGTCGGTACGCTCCAGGCCCCCGCCCCCGACCACGGCACCGCCCCGGTGCGCGGCACCGGCTCCTGGGGTGGCGGCGCCCACGAGGCCCCGGTGCCGGGCGCGCAGAGCGAGCCCCGCCCCGGCCGCGACGCGGTCGAGGGCCTGCTCCTCGGCATCGCCGCAGGCGACGCCGCCGGCTGGCCCGCCGCGAGGCACCGCGCCGCCCGCATGCCCGAATGGACCCGCCGCCTCACCCGCGAACTCGACACCTTCGCCGAGCAGAACGCCACGACCACCCTCCCCGTCCCCATCGCCCTCAACCAGCCCCCCGAACCCCTCCGTCTCGGCCCCTCCGACGACGCCGAGTGGGCGGTCTTCACCGCCGAGGCCGTCCTCGCCGCCTCCGGCCCGGTCTTCGCCGGCCTCCCCCAGGACCGCCGGCTCCGCGCCGCCGTCGACCTCGCCTGGAACGCCCTCGCCGGACAGGTCGCCGCCGCGGCCGACCGCGCCCCCGAGGTCGAGTCGGCCGTGCTCCCCCTCCGCGCCCGGATCTCGGTGCGCGCGGGCCTCGGCAACCTCGCCACCGGCCTGCGCCCGCCCGCCACGGGCCACGACAACCCGCACTACTTCGACGACGCGGCCTGCGTCCGGGCCGCCGTCCTGGCCCTGGTCCACCCGGGCGATCCCCACGCCGCCGCCGAACTCGCCGAGTTCGACGCCCGGTACACGCAGGACGGCGACGGCGTCCACGGCGCCCGGGCGACGGCGGCGGCCGTCGCCGCGGCCCTCGGCGGGGCGGCGGTCGACGAGGCCGTCGCGGCGGCGCTCGCCGAACTCCCTCCCGCCACCGAGATCGGCCGCAACGCCCGTCACGCCGTGAAGCTGGCCCAGGCCGCCGATTCGGCCTTCGAGCTCGTCCCGCTCCTGGAGCACCAGATCGTGGACCACGTCTACAGCTACGGCATCGCCGCCGCCGAGACCGTCCCGGTCGCCCTGGCCCTCGCCACCGCCGCCCGGGGCGAGATGACGGCGGCGGTACCGGCCGCCGCCTGCCTCTCCCGGGTCGCCGACTCGGCCCCGGCGCTCGCGGGCGCGCTCACCGGCGCGCTGGGCGGCGGCCGTTCGGTCCCGGTGAGCTGGCGCGAGGCGTGCAGGACGCTCGCGGGCTGCGCGCTGCCCCGGCTCGCGGGTACGGACCTGGTGGAACTCGCCGGGTTGCTCGGAGCCACGGAACCGGCCACCCCAGGTGGACAATTCCGACATGACACCCACACTGGATGA
- the gltB gene encoding glutamate synthase large subunit — translation MRSDAWSPMDGRPAAQGMYDPRNEHDACGVGFVATLTGVASHALVEQALTVLRNLEHRGATGSEPDSGDGAGILLQVPDAFLREVAGFELPEAGAYAVGIAFLPEDGTDEAAAKIEAIAAEEGLNVLGWREVPVAPELLGASARATMPIFRQLFVADGEATGIALDRKAFVLRKRAEREVATYFPSLSARTIVYKGMLTTGQLEPFFPDLSDRRCATAVALVHSRFSTNTFPSWPLAHPYRFVAHNGEINTVKGNRNWMTAREAQLDSTVFGEGALDRIFPICTPDASDSASFDEVLELLHLGGRSLPHAVLMMVPEAWENHETMDPDRRAFYQYHSTLMEPWDGPACVTFTDGVQVGAVLDRNGLRPGRYWVTDEGLVVLSSEVGVLDIDPAKVVRKGRLQPGKMFLVDTAEHRIVEDDEIKAALAAEHPYAEWLETGEIELSDLPEREHIVHTHASVTRRQQTFGYTEEELRVILAPMARTGGEPLGSMGTDSPIAALSARPRLLFDYFTQLFAQVTNPPLDAIREELVTSLRSSLGPGSNLLEPTASSCRSVTLPFPVIDNDELAKLIHINHDGDMPGMKAVTLSGLYRVSGGGEALATRIEAICAEADAAIEGGARLIVLSDRHSDAEHAPIPSLLLTAAVHHHLIGTKQRTKVGLLVEAGDVREVHHVALLIGYGAAAVNPYLAMESVEDLVRAGTFIEGLEPEQAIRNLIYALGKGVLKVMSKMGISTVASYRGAQVFEAVGLDETFVARYFNGTATKIGGAGLDVVAKEVAARHAKAYPVSGVPSAHRLLDIGGEYQWRREGEPHLFDPETVFRLQHATRTKRYDIFKKYTERVNEQSERLMTLRGLFGFTSDRPSISIDEVEPVSEIVKRFSTGAMSYGSISREAHETLAVAMNRLGAKSNTGEGGEDPERLYDPERRSAIKQVASGRFGVTSEYLVNADDIQIKMAQGAKPGEGGQLPGHKVYPWVAKTRHSTPGVGLISPPPHHDIYSIEDLAQLIHDLKNANPVARIHVKLVSEVGVGTVAAGVSKAHADVVLISGHDGGTGASPLTSLKHAGGPWELGLAETQQTLLLNGLRDRIVVQTDGQLKTGRDVVIAALLGAEEFGFATAPLVVSGCVMMRVCHLDTCPVGIATQNPVLRDRFSGKAEFVVNFFEFIAEEVRELLAELGFRTLEEAVGHAELLDTSRAVTHWKAQGLDLEPLFFVPELPEGAVRHARIEQDHGLEKALDNELIQLAAEALNAPSAEEAQPVRAQVAIRNINRTVGTMLGHEVTKKFGGAGLPADTIDITFTGSAGQSFGAFLPAGVTLRLEGDANDYVGKGLSGGRVIVRPDRGADHLAEYSTIAGNTIGYGATGGELFLRGRTGERFCVRNSGALVVSEGVGDHGCEYMTGGTAVVLGETGRNFAAGMSGGVAYVIDLDRDNVNSGNLQAIEALSDTDRTWLHDVVRRHFEETGSTVAEKLLADWDAAAARFSKIIPTTYKAVLAAKDAAELAGLSEAETTEKMMEAASHG, via the coding sequence ATGCGTTCCGACGCCTGGTCGCCCATGGACGGTCGCCCCGCTGCTCAGGGGATGTACGACCCCCGTAACGAACACGACGCCTGCGGTGTCGGGTTCGTGGCCACCCTCACCGGTGTAGCCAGCCACGCGCTGGTCGAGCAGGCGCTGACCGTACTGCGCAACCTCGAGCACCGCGGCGCCACCGGCTCCGAGCCCGACTCCGGCGACGGCGCCGGCATCCTGCTCCAGGTCCCGGACGCCTTCCTCCGCGAGGTCGCCGGATTCGAGCTCCCCGAGGCCGGCGCGTACGCCGTCGGCATCGCCTTCCTCCCCGAGGACGGCACCGACGAGGCCGCCGCCAAGATCGAGGCCATCGCCGCCGAAGAGGGCCTGAACGTCCTCGGCTGGCGCGAGGTCCCCGTCGCCCCCGAGCTGCTCGGCGCCTCCGCCCGCGCCACCATGCCGATCTTCCGCCAGCTCTTCGTGGCCGACGGCGAGGCCACCGGCATCGCGCTCGACCGCAAGGCCTTCGTCCTGCGCAAGCGCGCCGAGCGCGAGGTCGCGACGTACTTCCCGTCGCTCTCCGCCCGCACCATCGTCTACAAGGGCATGCTGACCACCGGCCAGCTGGAGCCCTTCTTCCCGGACCTGTCGGACCGCCGCTGCGCCACCGCCGTGGCCCTGGTCCACTCCCGGTTCTCCACCAACACCTTCCCGAGCTGGCCGCTGGCCCACCCGTACCGCTTCGTCGCCCACAACGGTGAGATCAACACCGTCAAGGGCAACCGGAACTGGATGACCGCCCGCGAGGCGCAGCTCGACTCCACCGTCTTCGGCGAGGGCGCCCTGGACCGGATCTTCCCGATCTGCACCCCGGACGCCTCCGACTCGGCCTCCTTCGACGAGGTCCTGGAGCTCCTCCACCTCGGCGGCCGCTCCCTGCCGCACGCGGTCCTGATGATGGTCCCGGAGGCGTGGGAGAACCACGAGACCATGGACCCGGACCGCCGCGCCTTCTACCAGTACCACTCCACGCTGATGGAGCCCTGGGACGGCCCCGCCTGCGTCACCTTCACCGACGGCGTCCAGGTCGGCGCGGTCCTCGACCGCAACGGTCTGCGCCCCGGCCGCTACTGGGTCACCGACGAGGGCCTCGTCGTCCTCTCCTCCGAGGTCGGCGTCCTCGACATCGACCCCGCCAAGGTCGTCCGCAAGGGCCGTCTCCAGCCCGGCAAGATGTTCCTCGTCGACACCGCCGAGCACCGCATCGTCGAGGACGACGAGATCAAGGCCGCCCTCGCCGCCGAGCACCCCTACGCGGAGTGGCTGGAGACCGGCGAGATCGAGCTCTCCGACCTCCCCGAGCGCGAGCACATCGTGCACACCCACGCCTCGGTCACCCGCCGCCAGCAGACCTTCGGCTACACCGAGGAAGAGCTCCGCGTCATCCTCGCGCCGATGGCCCGCACGGGCGGCGAGCCGCTCGGCTCCATGGGCACGGACTCGCCCATCGCGGCCCTGTCGGCCCGCCCGCGACTGCTCTTCGACTACTTCACGCAGCTCTTCGCGCAGGTCACGAACCCGCCGCTGGACGCCATCCGCGAAGAGCTGGTGACGAGCCTGCGCTCCTCGCTCGGCCCCGGCAGCAACCTGCTCGAGCCCACCGCCTCCTCGTGTCGCAGCGTCACCCTGCCCTTCCCGGTGATCGACAACGACGAGCTGGCCAAGCTCATCCACATCAACCACGACGGCGACATGCCCGGCATGAAGGCCGTCACCCTCTCCGGCCTCTACCGGGTCTCCGGCGGCGGCGAGGCCCTCGCCACCCGCATCGAGGCCATCTGCGCCGAGGCCGACGCGGCGATCGAGGGCGGCGCCCGCCTGATCGTCCTCTCCGACCGGCACTCCGACGCCGAGCACGCGCCGATCCCGTCGCTGCTGCTCACCGCCGCCGTCCACCACCACCTCATCGGCACCAAGCAGCGCACCAAGGTGGGTCTGCTCGTCGAGGCCGGTGACGTCCGCGAGGTCCACCACGTCGCCCTGCTCATCGGCTACGGCGCCGCGGCGGTCAACCCGTACCTCGCCATGGAGTCCGTCGAGGACCTGGTCCGCGCCGGCACCTTCATCGAGGGCCTGGAGCCCGAGCAGGCCATCCGGAACCTGATCTACGCCCTCGGCAAGGGCGTCCTCAAGGTCATGTCCAAGATGGGCATCTCCACCGTCGCCTCCTACCGCGGCGCCCAGGTCTTCGAGGCCGTCGGCCTCGACGAGACCTTCGTCGCCAGGTACTTCAACGGCACGGCCACCAAGATCGGCGGCGCCGGCCTCGACGTCGTCGCCAAGGAGGTCGCCGCCCGCCACGCCAAGGCGTACCCCGTCTCCGGCGTCCCCTCGGCGCACCGCCTCCTGGACATCGGCGGCGAGTACCAGTGGCGCCGCGAGGGCGAGCCGCACCTGTTCGACCCGGAGACCGTCTTCCGCCTGCAGCACGCCACGCGCACCAAGCGGTACGACATCTTCAAGAAGTACACGGAGCGGGTGAACGAGCAGTCCGAGCGCCTCATGACGCTCCGCGGCCTCTTCGGCTTCACCTCCGACCGCCCCTCGATCTCCATCGACGAGGTCGAGCCGGTCTCCGAGATCGTCAAGCGCTTCTCCACCGGCGCCATGTCGTACGGCTCCATCTCCCGCGAGGCGCACGAGACGCTCGCCGTCGCCATGAACCGGCTGGGCGCCAAGTCCAACACCGGCGAGGGCGGCGAGGACCCGGAGCGCCTGTACGACCCGGAGCGCCGCTCCGCGATCAAGCAGGTCGCCTCCGGCCGCTTCGGCGTCACCAGCGAGTACCTGGTCAACGCCGACGACATCCAGATCAAGATGGCCCAGGGCGCCAAGCCCGGCGAGGGCGGCCAGCTGCCCGGCCACAAGGTCTACCCGTGGGTCGCCAAGACGCGTCACTCGACGCCCGGCGTGGGCCTCATCTCGCCGCCGCCGCACCACGACATCTACTCCATCGAGGACCTGGCCCAGCTGATCCACGACCTCAAGAACGCCAACCCGGTCGCCCGCATCCACGTGAAGCTGGTCTCCGAGGTCGGCGTCGGCACGGTCGCCGCCGGTGTCTCCAAGGCCCACGCGGACGTCGTCCTCATCTCCGGCCACGACGGCGGAACGGGCGCCTCCCCGCTGACCTCGCTGAAGCACGCGGGCGGCCCCTGGGAGCTCGGCCTCGCCGAGACCCAGCAGACGCTGCTGCTCAACGGCCTGCGCGACCGGATCGTCGTCCAGACCGACGGCCAGCTGAAGACCGGCCGCGACGTCGTCATCGCCGCGCTGCTCGGCGCCGAGGAGTTCGGTTTCGCGACCGCGCCGCTCGTCGTCTCCGGCTGCGTCATGATGCGCGTCTGCCACCTCGACACCTGCCCGGTCGGCATCGCCACCCAGAACCCGGTCCTGCGCGACCGCTTCTCCGGCAAGGCCGAGTTCGTCGTCAACTTCTTCGAGTTCATCGCCGAGGAGGTCCGCGAGCTCCTCGCCGAGCTGGGCTTCCGCACCCTCGAAGAGGCCGTCGGCCACGCCGAGCTGCTCGACACCAGCCGCGCGGTCACGCACTGGAAGGCGCAGGGTCTCGACCTGGAGCCGCTCTTCTTCGTGCCCGAGCTGCCCGAGGGCGCGGTCCGCCACGCCCGGATCGAGCAGGACCACGGCCTGGAGAAGGCCCTCGACAACGAGCTGATCCAGCTCGCCGCCGAGGCCCTGAACGCGCCCTCCGCCGAGGAGGCCCAGCCGGTCCGCGCCCAGGTCGCGATCCGCAACATCAACCGCACGGTCGGCACCATGCTCGGCCACGAGGTGACGAAGAAGTTCGGCGGCGCCGGCCTCCCGGCCGACACCATCGACATCACCTTCACCGGCTCCGCCGGCCAGTCCTTCGGCGCCTTCCTGCCGGCCGGTGTCACCCTCCGCTTGGAGGGCGACGCCAACGACTACGTGGGCAAGGGCCTCTCCGGCGGCCGTGTGATCGTCCGCCCGGACCGGGGCGCCGACCACCTGGCCGAGTACTCGACCATCGCGGGCAACACCATCGGCTACGGCGCGACCGGCGGCGAGCTGTTCCTCCGCGGCCGCACCGGCGAGCGCTTCTGCGTCCGCAACTCCGGCGCCCTGGTCGTCTCGGAGGGCGTGGGCGACCACGGCTGCGAGTACATGACCGGCGGCACGGCGGTCGTCCTCGGCGAGACCGGCCGCAACTTCGCGGCCGGCATGTCGGGCGGTGTCGCCTACGTGATCGACCTCGACCGGGACAACGTCAACTCCGGGAACCTGCAGGCGATCGAGGCCCTGTCGGACACCGACAGGACGTGGCTGCACGACGTCGTGCGCCGCCACTTCGAGGAGACCGGTTCGACGGTCGCCGAGAAGCTCCTCGCCGACTGGGACGCCGCCGCGGCCCGGTTCAGCAAGATCATCCCCACCACGTACAAGGCCGTGCTCGCCGCCAAGGACGCCGCTGAGCTCGCCGGTCTCTCCGAGGCCGAGACCACCGAGAAGATGATGGAGGCTGCGTCCCATGGCTGA
- a CDS encoding ADP-ribosylglycohydrolase family protein produces the protein MVTSTACDTRERARGALLGLAVGDALGAPAENMRPSEIRRRWGRIEGFVTDSPAGTDDTEYAIFSGLLLARHGSALTVHHVERAWHHWIADLDEGPFRGAGFSERGTLENLRRGLAAPISAQHRHAWSDGLAMRAAPFGVFAAGRPAEAARLVAIDGSVSHDGEGIYGGQAVAAGVAAAMTGATVTSVIAAALSVVPMDSWTARSLRRAVVAAQRVQPDPLTRERQVRSAVVIGGYPWTDLAPEAVGLAFGAFAAARGDFRTAVLTAVNMGRDADTTAAVAGALAGAAGGTGAIPPDWAAAIAPVSGSCLPSMRGYHVLDVADLLTPEDET, from the coding sequence ATGGTGACCAGCACGGCCTGCGACACGCGTGAACGGGCGAGAGGAGCACTCCTCGGCCTCGCCGTCGGCGACGCGCTCGGCGCGCCCGCGGAGAACATGCGGCCCTCCGAGATCCGCCGCCGCTGGGGCCGCATCGAAGGCTTCGTGACGGACAGCCCGGCGGGCACCGACGACACGGAGTACGCCATCTTCTCCGGCCTGCTCCTCGCCCGGCACGGCTCCGCCCTCACCGTCCACCACGTCGAACGGGCCTGGCACCACTGGATCGCCGACCTCGACGAAGGCCCCTTCCGCGGCGCGGGCTTCTCCGAGCGCGGCACCCTGGAGAACCTCCGCCGGGGCCTGGCGGCCCCCATCTCCGCCCAGCACCGCCACGCGTGGAGCGACGGCCTCGCGATGCGCGCGGCGCCCTTCGGGGTGTTCGCGGCGGGCCGCCCGGCGGAGGCGGCCCGGCTGGTCGCGATCGACGGCAGCGTCAGCCACGACGGTGAGGGCATCTACGGCGGCCAGGCGGTGGCGGCGGGTGTGGCGGCGGCGATGACGGGAGCCACCGTCACGTCGGTGATCGCGGCGGCCCTGTCGGTCGTCCCGATGGACTCCTGGACGGCCCGCTCGCTGCGCCGCGCGGTCGTCGCGGCACAGCGCGTCCAACCGGACCCGCTCACCCGCGAACGCCAGGTCCGCTCGGCCGTCGTCATCGGCGGCTACCCCTGGACGGACCTGGCCCCGGAGGCGGTGGGCCTGGCGTTCGGCGCGTTCGCGGCGGCCCGGGGCGACTTCCGCACGGCCGTCCTCACCGCCGTCAACATGGGCCGCGACGCCGACACGACGGCGGCGGTGGCGGGCGCGCTGGCCGGCGCGGCGGGCGGCACGGGCGCGATCCCGCCCGACTGGGCCGCGGCCATCGCCCCGGTCAGCGGCAGCTGTCTCCCCTCCATGCGCGGCTACCACGTCCTGGACGTCGCGGACCTCCTCACCCCGGAGGACGAGACCTGA